The Papaver somniferum cultivar HN1 unplaced genomic scaffold, ASM357369v1 unplaced-scaffold_33, whole genome shotgun sequence genome includes a window with the following:
- the LOC113342003 gene encoding uncharacterized protein LOC113342003: MSLFAEDGCNWPDMAVQAAIIQEKCEDCQAPPQQTEGNGQAEATNKTLLRILSRTVHDHHGSWHEHIPLALWVYGISKRSSTRAYPYSLAYGEDAILPAEISIRSARVGMSSLTTPDEVSRSAHLDTLEERRAKAERFTNKYRQRTARCYNQKVKSPQIGKAPI, translated from the exons ATGTCGCTGTTTGCAGAGGATGGGTGTAATTGGCCCGACATGGCAGTTCAAGCAGCAATCATACAGGAAAAGTGCGAAGATTGTCAGGCGCCTCCACAACAAACAGAG GGGAATGGACAGGCAGAGGCTACTAACAAAACGCTGTTGAGAATATTAAGCCGCACAGTACATGATCACCACGGAAGCTGGCATGAGCATATACCTCTCGCACTCTGGGTATACGGCATTTCCAAAAGAAGTTCAACTAGAGCCTATCCTTATTCCTTAGCATACGGGGAAGATGCAATACTACCAGCGGAGATCTCTATTCGTTCTGCACGCGTAGGTATGTCCAGTCTCACTACCCCAGACGAGGTTAGCCGTTCCGCTCATCTTGATACTCTGGAAGAGCGACGAGCTAAAGCCGAGCGATTCACGAACAAGTATAGGCAAAGGACGGCGAGATGCTATAACCAGAAGGTAAAGTCGCCGCAAATTGGGAAGGCCCCTATATGA